One genomic window of Polaromonas sp. SP1 includes the following:
- a CDS encoding cellulose biosynthesis cyclic di-GMP-binding regulatory protein BcsB, producing MTTLPKLPTRLPLLVRGSGLLFAACLPLLTNGQPAPAPAAAGPAASAAEVFRRLAADRWVSREITFADLGFKGPLVLGAPETVRELYLPVPANVPISAGEIKLNANYMRADGGRTSFVVSLDSYPVSSRPMAQDKGDASLVLGVDGSPRPSGFVRMGLNWSSAMGAEWQCTDGRAAGNVLRIEPDSRFTYRYDGSAVRDLTTAWGALPSAPVILISSNNLSSGAYDSAWRMGVALERAGKRARVVALPAVGDTVNLDGLAVPAALRGIPAFAALAQGGSYKLKDAAEVGALLSLGAGSPLRADIVIADKALTTGMAASLDALRGQLQTAAPDAVAGFAEWRTRALDPAAQPAAAGEIRLSQAFGNPAIVVAADAGAQAAGMFSTYWNRIAVASSLLVRSAADPAGDASAVSLKYLGGKPGSFDVLSHADWNASFDIGAVAADGRLPSSLVLDVAAAPSAARTPPVVSVFLNDILLGARQMDANGKVESVTARIPAYALASRNTLRVTFVRQLASDRCRETPEPYPVSVLPSSRMLLEKADPSADFTGMVARYAAGAHVMVPAAYLADATASLPRVIRLASTTGVSPMKARFTAVTGDAVPAPGGAFLAMELPFKDAKSRVTLEEGRLVMDGGSDGAVIDIKGLDKIAIVEVVKAGGDSGVLYRTVAGQSPALDKPLLLGAGDIAVIGPNGLLTEMNMADPAGRKAVGDNAGPWLLARGYWWMLPILGVVFMIALLVFASRVRRRKSAEKDSAL from the coding sequence ATGACTACCCTGCCCAAACTTCCCACACGCCTGCCGCTTCTTGTGCGCGGCTCCGGCCTGCTTTTTGCGGCATGCCTGCCGCTGCTGACCAATGGCCAGCCGGCCCCCGCCCCTGCCGCGGCCGGCCCGGCGGCGAGCGCTGCCGAGGTCTTCAGGCGCCTGGCGGCAGACCGCTGGGTGTCGCGCGAAATCACTTTTGCCGACCTCGGCTTCAAGGGGCCGCTGGTGCTGGGCGCACCCGAAACCGTGCGTGAGCTGTACCTGCCCGTTCCCGCGAACGTGCCGATCAGCGCCGGCGAGATCAAGCTCAACGCCAACTACATGCGTGCAGACGGCGGGCGCACCAGCTTCGTGGTGTCGCTCGACTCCTACCCGGTGTCGTCGCGGCCGATGGCCCAAGACAAGGGCGACGCCAGCCTGGTGTTGGGCGTCGACGGCTCGCCGCGGCCCAGCGGGTTTGTCCGCATGGGCCTGAACTGGAGCAGCGCCATGGGCGCGGAGTGGCAATGTACCGACGGCCGCGCGGCCGGCAATGTGCTGCGCATCGAACCCGACTCGCGCTTTACCTATCGCTATGACGGCAGCGCGGTGCGCGACCTGACGACCGCATGGGGCGCCTTGCCGTCGGCGCCGGTGATTTTGATTTCCTCGAACAACCTGAGCTCGGGTGCTTACGACTCGGCCTGGCGCATGGGTGTGGCGCTGGAGCGGGCCGGCAAGCGCGCCAGGGTGGTTGCGCTGCCCGCGGTGGGTGACACGGTGAACCTGGACGGCCTGGCCGTGCCGGCCGCCTTGCGCGGCATTCCGGCCTTCGCCGCGCTGGCCCAGGGCGGCAGCTACAAACTCAAGGACGCCGCCGAAGTGGGCGCCTTGCTGTCACTGGGCGCCGGCAGCCCGCTGCGCGCCGACATTGTCATTGCCGACAAGGCCTTGACCACCGGCATGGCAGCCTCCCTGGACGCGCTGCGAGGCCAGCTGCAAACGGCTGCGCCGGATGCGGTCGCCGGCTTTGCCGAGTGGCGCACGCGCGCGCTCGATCCCGCCGCGCAGCCCGCCGCCGCCGGTGAAATCCGGTTGTCGCAAGCGTTCGGCAACCCGGCCATCGTGGTGGCGGCGGATGCCGGCGCGCAGGCCGCCGGCATGTTCAGCACCTACTGGAATCGCATTGCTGTTGCGTCGTCCTTGCTGGTGCGCAGCGCGGCCGACCCGGCGGGCGATGCATCCGCCGTCTCCCTGAAATACCTGGGCGGCAAGCCCGGCAGCTTCGATGTGCTGTCGCACGCCGACTGGAATGCCAGCTTTGACATTGGCGCAGTGGCCGCCGACGGCCGCCTGCCTTCGAGCCTGGTGCTGGATGTTGCCGCCGCGCCGAGCGCGGCGCGCACCCCGCCAGTGGTCTCGGTGTTCCTGAACGACATCCTGCTGGGCGCCCGGCAGATGGACGCCAACGGCAAAGTTGAAAGCGTGACCGCACGCATCCCCGCGTATGCCCTGGCGTCGCGCAACACCCTGCGCGTCACCTTTGTGCGCCAGCTGGCCAGCGACCGTTGCCGCGAAACGCCTGAGCCCTACCCGGTGTCCGTGCTGCCGAGCAGCCGCATGCTGCTGGAGAAAGCCGACCCCTCTGCTGATTTCACCGGCATGGTGGCGCGTTATGCCGCCGGTGCGCATGTGATGGTTCCTGCCGCCTACCTGGCGGATGCGACTGCCTCGCTGCCGCGCGTGATACGCCTGGCGTCGACGACCGGCGTATCGCCCATGAAGGCCCGGTTCACGGCGGTGACCGGCGACGCCGTGCCTGCGCCGGGCGGCGCCTTCCTTGCGATGGAACTGCCTTTCAAGGACGCGAAGTCCAGGGTGACGCTCGAAGAAGGCCGGCTGGTGATGGACGGCGGCAGCGACGGCGCGGTCATCGACATCAAGGGGCTGGACAAGATCGCGATCGTTGAAGTCGTCAAGGCCGGCGGCGACAGCGGCGTGCTCTATCGCACCGTGGCCGGGCAGTCGCCTGCGCTGGACAAGCCCCTCCTGCTGGGCGCCGGCGATATCGCCGTCATCGGCCCGAACGGATTGCTGACGGAAATGAACATGGCAGACCCGGCGGGGCGCAAGGCGGTGGGTGACAACGCCGGCCCCTGGCTGCTCGCCCGCGGTTACTGGTGGATGCTGCCCATCCTCGGCGTGGTCTTCATGATCGCGCTGCTGGTGTTTGCCAGCCGGGTACGCCGCCGCAAGTCGGCCGAGAAGGACTCCGCGCTGTAG
- the wecB gene encoding non-hydrolyzing UDP-N-acetylglucosamine 2-epimerase, giving the protein MKNILIVSGTRPEIIKLAPVYHALREAPWARVQWLHTGQHAEMAQQVFDCFDVTPDISLKRSGASLLEFSMGCRQQLDAVMLQRDWSLVIVQGDTESAFQGGLAAFYHRIALAHVEAGLRTYNLNRPFPEEGLRQMISRLAQFHFAPTQGAQAALQAEGIADAKIHVTGNTVIDAQNWACKRHDIKRSVSGRGHLLVTVHRRENWGDDVAEICRAIAEIARQQPELQVLFPVHLNPVIQKPVNAILGGLPNVRLTAPLDYTQMQQALVDACLVLTDSGGLQEEAPTFGVPVLVLRDETERPEAVDAGCALLIGASRPVIVRETLRLLTDSAAYTRMSQAGNPFGDGTASRQIVAALATSFATQSAALPELA; this is encoded by the coding sequence ATGAAAAACATCCTCATCGTCTCGGGCACGCGCCCCGAAATCATCAAACTTGCGCCGGTCTATCACGCGCTGCGTGAAGCGCCGTGGGCCCGCGTGCAATGGCTGCACACCGGCCAGCACGCCGAAATGGCCCAGCAGGTATTTGACTGCTTTGATGTGACGCCCGACATCTCGCTTAAGCGCAGCGGCGCCAGCCTGCTGGAGTTCAGCATGGGCTGCCGGCAACAGCTGGACGCAGTGATGCTGCAGCGGGATTGGTCCCTGGTGATCGTTCAGGGCGACACGGAAAGCGCTTTTCAGGGTGGGCTGGCAGCCTTCTACCATCGCATTGCGCTGGCGCATGTCGAGGCGGGCCTTCGCACCTACAACCTCAACCGGCCTTTTCCTGAGGAAGGCTTGCGGCAGATGATCAGCCGCCTGGCGCAATTTCACTTTGCGCCCACGCAGGGCGCCCAGGCCGCGCTGCAGGCCGAGGGCATTGCCGACGCAAAAATCCACGTTACGGGCAACACCGTGATCGACGCCCAGAACTGGGCCTGCAAACGCCACGACATCAAACGCTCGGTGTCCGGGCGGGGCCATCTGCTGGTGACGGTTCACCGGCGCGAGAACTGGGGTGACGATGTGGCCGAGATCTGCCGCGCCATCGCCGAGATCGCCAGGCAGCAGCCTGAGCTCCAGGTGCTGTTCCCGGTGCACCTGAACCCGGTGATCCAGAAGCCCGTCAACGCCATCCTCGGCGGCCTGCCCAATGTCAGGCTGACGGCCCCACTCGATTACACACAGATGCAGCAGGCGCTAGTCGATGCCTGCCTGGTGCTGACCGACTCCGGCGGCCTGCAGGAAGAGGCGCCCACGTTTGGCGTGCCGGTGCTGGTGCTGCGCGATGAAACCGAACGGCCCGAAGCGGTTGATGCGGGCTGCGCCCTGCTGATCGGCGCGTCGCGCCCGGTGATCGTGCGCGAAACCCTTAGGCTGTTGACGGACTCGGCGGCCTACACGCGGATGTCGCAGGCCGGCAACCCGTTCGGCGACGGTACTGCCTCGCGGCAGATTGTGGCCGCCCTGGCCACTTCGTTTGCCACCCAATCCGCTGCACTGCCTGAACTCGCTTGA
- a CDS encoding bifunctional diguanylate cyclase/phosphodiesterase: protein MDKLLTLVPRQPGYTHEDAASRMLGLLERAAKAGAWAVDLPARHFTWTAQLATLLDIAPSAVPSFEDALAFYAPESRVLMAGAFEACMEHGTPFDEEAQVIASGGRVLWMRCLGEALRDASGEVVRIQGILHDLTDKRKAEQDALRLTMRLSTTLASIADAFATLDMEGRFTYVNPESERLLRRKSRDLLGQTLWQAMNANRGGRLRREVRLALVNGQPVEFEEFYAELGKWLELRAYPFEEGLAVYFRDITERKAAKDEIEHLAFYDALTQLPNRQLLMDRLQSALACSADHSRIGALMFIDLDHFKVLNDTLGHSKGDLLLQKVASRLTACVRHNDTVARLGGDEFVVLLEDQGENPETAIAGTRVVGEKILAALSEPYDLVGHEHHATCSIGITFFSQQQEGIGDLLKQADLAMYGAKAASRNTLCFFDPEMQAAATANAAINVELRQGLRNKDFVLHYQPQVGNEGHMVGAEALVRWRHPQRGLVFPDEFISQAEESGLILPLGKWVLDTACAQLAAWALRPETHKLSIAVNVSVRQFRHPDFVEMVMAAIDEAGVSAHRLKLELTESLLASNIEVTIAKMGILKKAGVTLSIDDFGMGYSALSYLKHLPLDQLKIDRSFVKDVLTDPNDAAIARTIIGLAQSLGLGVMAEGVETEAQREFLVRYGCGCYQGYLFCKALPIDELEAFMRSMRV, encoded by the coding sequence ATGGACAAACTCCTCACACTGGTGCCAAGGCAGCCGGGTTACACCCACGAAGACGCGGCAAGCCGGATGCTGGGCCTGCTGGAGCGCGCCGCCAAGGCCGGCGCATGGGCCGTCGACTTGCCGGCCCGCCACTTCACCTGGACGGCCCAACTGGCCACCCTGCTGGACATTGCACCCTCGGCAGTGCCATCGTTCGAAGACGCGCTGGCCTTCTATGCCCCGGAATCACGCGTGCTGATGGCCGGCGCATTCGAAGCCTGCATGGAACACGGCACGCCCTTCGACGAAGAAGCCCAGGTGATTGCATCAGGCGGGCGGGTGCTGTGGATGCGCTGCCTGGGCGAAGCGCTGCGCGATGCCTCCGGCGAAGTGGTGCGCATCCAGGGCATCCTGCACGACCTCACAGACAAAAGGAAGGCGGAGCAGGACGCGTTGCGCCTGACGATGCGGCTGAGCACCACCCTGGCCAGCATCGCGGACGCCTTTGCCACGCTGGACATGGAAGGCCGCTTTACCTATGTGAACCCTGAAAGCGAGCGGCTGCTGCGCCGCAAAAGCCGGGACCTGCTGGGCCAGACGCTCTGGCAGGCGATGAACGCGAACCGCGGCGGCCGCCTGCGGCGCGAGGTGCGCCTGGCGCTGGTCAACGGCCAGCCGGTGGAGTTTGAAGAGTTCTACGCAGAGCTCGGCAAATGGCTGGAGTTGCGCGCCTATCCTTTTGAAGAAGGCCTGGCCGTGTACTTTCGCGACATCACCGAACGCAAGGCCGCCAAAGACGAGATCGAGCACCTGGCGTTTTATGACGCATTGACCCAATTGCCGAACCGCCAGCTGTTGATGGACAGGCTGCAAAGCGCCCTGGCCTGCAGTGCCGACCATTCACGCATAGGCGCGCTGATGTTCATCGACCTGGACCACTTCAAGGTGCTGAACGACACACTGGGCCATTCGAAGGGTGACCTGCTGCTGCAAAAGGTGGCTTCACGCCTGACGGCCTGTGTCAGGCACAACGACACGGTGGCCCGGCTCGGCGGCGATGAATTTGTGGTGTTGCTGGAAGACCAGGGAGAAAACCCCGAAACCGCCATCGCCGGAACGCGGGTGGTCGGGGAGAAGATCCTCGCAGCGCTCAGCGAGCCCTATGACCTCGTGGGCCACGAGCACCACGCGACGTGCAGCATCGGCATCACCTTCTTCAGCCAGCAACAGGAAGGCATAGGCGACCTGCTCAAGCAGGCCGACCTGGCGATGTACGGCGCCAAGGCGGCAAGCCGCAACACCCTGTGCTTCTTCGACCCCGAAATGCAGGCAGCTGCCACCGCCAATGCGGCCATCAATGTGGAGCTGCGCCAGGGCCTGCGCAACAAGGACTTTGTGCTGCACTACCAGCCCCAGGTGGGCAACGAAGGCCACATGGTGGGCGCGGAGGCCCTGGTCCGCTGGCGGCATCCGCAGCGCGGGCTGGTGTTTCCCGACGAGTTCATCTCGCAGGCCGAAGAAAGCGGGCTCATCCTGCCGCTGGGCAAATGGGTGCTCGACACCGCCTGTGCGCAGCTCGCAGCCTGGGCCTTGCGCCCCGAGACGCACAAGCTGAGCATTGCCGTCAATGTCAGCGTGCGCCAGTTCCGGCACCCTGATTTTGTCGAGATGGTGATGGCGGCGATCGACGAGGCGGGCGTCAGCGCCCACAGGCTGAAGCTGGAACTGACCGAAAGCCTGCTGGCCTCGAACATCGAGGTCACGATCGCCAAGATGGGCATCCTCAAAAAGGCCGGCGTCACGTTGTCGATTGATGATTTCGGCATGGGCTACTCGGCGCTCTCTTACCTGAAGCACCTGCCGCTGGACCAGCTCAAGATTGACCGCAGCTTTGTCAAAGACGTGCTGACCGACCCCAACGACGCCGCCATTGCCCGCACCATCATCGGCCTGGCGCAAAGCCTGGGCCTGGGCGTGATGGCCGAAGGGGTCGAGACCGAAGCCCAGCGCGAATTTTTGGTGCGCTATGGCTGTGGTTGCTACCAGGGCTACCTGTTTTGCAAAGCGCTTCCCATCGACGAACTTGAAGCCTTCATGCGAAGCATGCGGGTTTGA
- a CDS encoding asparaginase: protein MTHTPLIELTRGGTLECQHLGSVAVVNTQGRLLAHAGDPHWLTFSRSTLKALQALPFFEAGGPAQFGFSTRQLAMLCASHNGEDMHVAETQGMLDKAGLTYKALRCGCHVPGIFSQLDEAPPPGLVFDERHNNCSGKHAGFLAYCVQHGLGLDDYIAPEHPLQQAIRRDVARAAGMDANDFKMGIDGCSAPNYALPLSKLARAYARLASGARDAEFGQSFSALGEAMTAHPELVSGTRRNDLAFMRAGRGDWVTKVGADGVQVVGSKSRGEAIALKVMDANKVALFAATVEVLDQLGWLDDAQQEELAVWRAREIVNVRGVVVGQRRAAFRLQAG, encoded by the coding sequence ATGACGCACACACCCCTGATTGAATTGACCCGCGGCGGGACCCTGGAATGCCAGCACCTGGGCTCTGTGGCCGTCGTCAATACACAAGGCCGTCTGCTGGCCCATGCCGGCGACCCGCACTGGCTGACTTTTTCCCGCTCCACGCTCAAGGCCTTGCAGGCGCTTCCTTTTTTCGAGGCCGGCGGCCCCGCGCAATTCGGTTTCAGCACGCGGCAGCTCGCCATGCTGTGCGCCAGCCACAACGGCGAAGACATGCATGTGGCGGAAACCCAGGGCATGCTGGACAAGGCCGGCCTGACGTACAAGGCGCTGCGCTGCGGCTGTCATGTGCCGGGCATCTTCTCCCAGCTGGACGAGGCGCCGCCGCCCGGCCTGGTGTTTGACGAGCGCCATAACAACTGCAGCGGCAAACACGCCGGCTTTTTGGCGTACTGCGTGCAGCACGGCCTGGGCCTGGACGACTACATCGCACCCGAACACCCCTTGCAGCAGGCCATACGCCGCGACGTCGCCCGCGCCGCAGGCATGGACGCCAACGACTTCAAAATGGGCATCGACGGCTGCTCGGCGCCCAACTACGCCCTGCCCCTGTCCAAGCTGGCCCGCGCTTACGCACGGCTGGCCAGCGGCGCCCGCGACGCCGAATTCGGCCAGAGCTTTTCAGCCCTGGGCGAAGCGATGACCGCCCACCCCGAACTGGTGTCCGGCACCCGCCGCAACGACCTGGCCTTCATGCGCGCAGGCCGCGGCGACTGGGTCACCAAGGTGGGCGCCGACGGCGTGCAGGTGGTGGGCAGCAAGTCGCGCGGCGAAGCGATCGCATTGAAGGTCATGGACGCCAACAAGGTCGCGCTGTTTGCCGCCACCGTCGAGGTGCTGGACCAGTTGGGCTGGCTGGACGATGCGCAGCAGGAAGAGCTGGCGGTTTGGCGGGCGCGGGAGATTGTGAATGTGCGGGGGGTGGTGGTGGGGCAGAGGCGGGCGGCTTTTCGGTTGCAGGCTGGGTGA
- a CDS encoding L-glutamate gamma-semialdehyde dehydrogenase yields the protein MPVSPRLPFPYRPEADIVAAHLQGLAGALDWAAAAHAAQPWVQAVRDNPPPFWAMESLLKEYPISSAEGLALMRLAEALLRVPDAETAIALTADQLGRADFDAAGDGVMARLSASAISMSKMFLPEGGQPTMMTKLGARTVVAATLRAVQLLGRQFVLGQTIADAMNEADDSRKKIPNLRFSYDMLGEGARTDADALRYLASYTNAIKSIAVSASTARATEQNDGISIKLSALHPRYEDAQRERVMAELVPRVWGLCELSAKANINLTIDAEEVDRLELSLDVFEALAALVAQHHPQWQGFGLAMQAYQTRALELIGHIAAIARKYKLRLMCRLVKGAYWDSEIKRAQEMGLPHYPVFTHKHHTDVSYLACAQALLAAPDAIYPQFAGHNAATIAAILQMASRNAVPFELQRLHGMGEGVFREVLKNPLISCRVYAPVGAHRDLLAYLVRRLLENGANSSFVHQLADESVGIGELLTSPLRLQPESSLPLPPALYGPARPNSLGLDLTVQSMRAPLLAALAATAVPMVPEFDAKSAPSLIRTCTSSYQKWSKVPVAERAATLRRAADAMEQQMPKFCALLVKEAFKTWGDAVSEVREAVDFLRYYAGEAERIMQPVALPGPTGETNELRLSARGVWVCISPWNFPLAIFTGQVAAALATGNAVAAKPAEQTPGIAFEAVKLLHEAGVPEGALQLAHGAGETVGAALVAAPGVAGVVFTGSTQVAKIINRALAAKDGPIVPLIAETGGINAMLVDSTALPEQVADAVVQSAFRSVGQRCSALRLLCVHEGIADHVIEMIKGAAKELVVGETADLATDVGPVIDREAYDNIQKHLQRLGSASKVLVAQDAHRDSAINSIANVISPAAFEVRSLADVKDEIFGPVLQVVRWGSGDLKDPEAVIAQINALGYGLTLGIQTRIDSRAQALAAAAHVGNIYVNRNMIGAVVGVQPFGGEGLSGTGPKAGGPHYLYRFCAEQTVTVNTTAAGGNAALLAGGG from the coding sequence ATGCCAGTTTCCCCCCGCCTGCCGTTTCCGTACCGTCCTGAAGCCGACATCGTCGCCGCCCACCTGCAGGGCCTGGCCGGCGCGCTGGATTGGGCGGCGGCGGCGCATGCGGCCCAGCCCTGGGTGCAGGCCGTGCGAGACAACCCGCCGCCCTTCTGGGCGATGGAAAGCCTGCTCAAGGAATACCCGATCTCCAGCGCCGAAGGCCTGGCGCTGATGCGGCTGGCCGAAGCGCTGCTGCGCGTGCCCGATGCCGAAACCGCGATTGCCCTGACGGCCGACCAGCTCGGCCGCGCCGACTTCGACGCCGCCGGCGACGGCGTGATGGCGCGGCTGTCGGCCTCGGCTATCTCGATGTCCAAGATGTTTTTGCCGGAAGGCGGGCAGCCGACCATGATGACCAAGCTGGGCGCGCGCACGGTCGTGGCCGCCACCTTGCGCGCCGTGCAGCTGCTGGGCCGGCAGTTTGTTCTGGGCCAGACGATTGCCGACGCGATGAACGAAGCCGACGACAGCCGCAAAAAAATCCCGAATTTGCGCTTCAGCTACGACATGCTGGGCGAGGGCGCGCGCACCGACGCCGATGCGCTGCGTTACCTGGCCAGCTACACCAACGCTATTAAATCGATAGCTGTAAGTGCAAGCACAGCAAGGGCTACAGAGCAAAATGATGGTATATCCATCAAGCTCAGCGCCTTGCACCCGCGTTATGAAGACGCCCAGCGCGAGCGCGTGATGGCCGAACTGGTGCCGCGTGTCTGGGGGCTGTGTGAGCTCTCGGCCAAGGCCAACATCAACCTGACCATAGACGCCGAAGAAGTCGACCGGCTGGAGCTGTCGCTCGACGTGTTTGAAGCGCTGGCCGCCCTGGTGGCGCAACACCACCCGCAGTGGCAGGGCTTTGGCCTGGCCATGCAGGCCTACCAGACGCGCGCGCTGGAGCTGATCGGCCACATCGCCGCCATAGCCCGCAAGTACAAACTGCGCCTGATGTGCCGCCTGGTCAAGGGCGCGTACTGGGATTCGGAAATCAAACGCGCACAGGAGATGGGCCTGCCGCACTACCCGGTCTTCACGCACAAGCACCACACCGATGTGTCTTACCTGGCGTGCGCGCAAGCGCTGCTGGCCGCGCCCGATGCGATCTACCCGCAGTTTGCTGGCCACAACGCTGCGACCATCGCTGCGATCTTGCAGATGGCGTCGCGCAACGCGGTGCCGTTTGAGCTGCAGCGCCTGCACGGCATGGGCGAGGGCGTGTTCCGTGAAGTGCTGAAGAACCCGCTGATTAGCTGCCGCGTGTACGCACCGGTGGGCGCCCACCGCGACCTGCTGGCCTACCTGGTGCGCCGCCTGCTGGAAAACGGCGCCAACTCCTCCTTTGTGCACCAGCTCGCCGACGAGTCGGTCGGCATTGGCGAGCTGCTGACCTCGCCGCTTCGCCTGCAGCCCGAATCGTCGCTGCCGCTGCCGCCCGCGCTCTACGGCCCGGCCCGGCCCAACAGCCTGGGGCTGGACCTGACGGTGCAAAGCATGCGTGCGCCGCTGCTCGCCGCGCTGGCCGCAACGGCTGTTCCCATGGTGCCGGAGTTTGATGCCAAATCGGCCCCCAGCCTAATCAGGACGTGTACCTCTAGCTATCAAAAATGGAGCAAAGTGCCCGTCGCCGAACGCGCCGCCACCTTGCGCCGTGCCGCCGATGCGATGGAGCAGCAGATGCCGAAGTTCTGCGCGCTGCTGGTCAAAGAGGCTTTCAAGACCTGGGGCGACGCCGTGTCGGAAGTGCGTGAGGCGGTGGACTTTTTGCGCTACTACGCGGGTGAGGCCGAGCGCATCATGCAGCCGGTGGCGCTGCCCGGCCCGACCGGTGAGACCAACGAGCTGCGCCTGTCGGCGCGCGGCGTGTGGGTGTGCATCAGCCCGTGGAACTTTCCGCTGGCCATCTTCACCGGCCAGGTCGCCGCCGCGCTGGCCACCGGCAATGCCGTGGCCGCCAAGCCGGCCGAGCAGACGCCGGGCATCGCCTTTGAAGCCGTGAAACTGCTGCACGAAGCCGGTGTGCCCGAAGGCGCGCTGCAACTGGCGCACGGCGCCGGTGAAACGGTGGGCGCCGCGCTGGTGGCCGCACCCGGCGTGGCCGGTGTGGTGTTCACCGGCTCGACCCAGGTCGCCAAAATCATCAACCGCGCACTCGCCGCCAAAGACGGCCCCATCGTGCCGCTGATCGCCGAGACCGGCGGCATCAACGCCATGCTGGTCGACAGCACGGCCCTGCCCGAGCAGGTAGCCGATGCGGTGGTGCAAAGCGCGTTTCGCAGTGTCGGCCAGCGCTGCTCGGCGCTGCGCCTGTTGTGTGTGCATGAAGGCATTGCCGACCACGTGATCGAGATGATCAAGGGCGCGGCCAAAGAACTGGTGGTTGGCGAGACCGCAGACCTTGCCACCGATGTCGGCCCGGTGATCGACCGCGAAGCGTACGACAACATCCAGAAGCATTTGCAGCGCCTGGGTTCTGCATCAAAAGTGCTTGTAGCCCAGGATGCGCATAGGGATTCAGCTATTAATTCGATAGCAAATGTCATTTCCCCCGCCGCCTTTGAAGTACGCAGCCTGGCCGACGTGAAAGACGAAATCTTCGGCCCCGTGCTGCAGGTGGTGCGCTGGGGCAGCGGCGACCTGAAAGACCCGGAAGCGGTGATTGCGCAGATCAACGCGCTGGGCTACGGCCTCACGCTCGGCATCCAGACGCGCATCGACTCCCGCGCGCAGGCACTGGCCGCGGCGGCGCATGTCGGCAATATTTATGTGAACCGCAACATGATCGGCGCGGTGGTGGGCGTGCAGCCGTTTGGCGGCGAGGGCTTGTCGGGCACCGGCCCGAAGGCGGGTGGGCCGCATTACCTGTACCGGTTTTGTGCCGAGCAGACGGTGACGGTGAATACGACGGCTGCGGGGGGGAATGCGGCGCTTCTGGCTGGAGGGGGTTGA
- a CDS encoding Lrp/AsnC ligand binding domain-containing protein: MFEASPEIDRIDLKILNVLQQDGRISNLKLAESVALSPTAVLARVQRLTRDGYILGYEALLNPLKLGAGMMVFVEVLLDRTTPNVFEAFKAAVQVHHEITECHMVAGGFDYLLKTRMADMAAYRSFAGTVLWQLPGVRETRTYAVMEEVKNTTRLALGV; this comes from the coding sequence ATGTTTGAAGCCTCCCCAGAAATTGACCGCATTGACCTGAAAATCCTGAATGTTCTGCAGCAGGATGGCCGCATTTCCAACCTGAAGCTGGCCGAAAGCGTGGCTTTGTCGCCCACCGCGGTGCTGGCCCGCGTGCAGCGCCTCACGCGGGACGGCTACATCCTGGGCTATGAGGCGCTGCTCAATCCGCTCAAGCTGGGCGCCGGGATGATGGTGTTTGTCGAGGTGTTGCTGGACCGCACCACACCCAATGTGTTTGAGGCCTTCAAGGCGGCGGTGCAGGTGCACCACGAAATCACCGAATGCCACATGGTGGCCGGTGGCTTTGACTATTTGCTCAAGACGCGCATGGCCGACATGGCGGCCTACCGCTCGTTTGCCGGCACGGTGCTCTGGCAGCTGCCGGGTGTGCGCGAAACCCGTACCTACGCGGTGATGGAAGAAGTGAAAAATACCACCCGGCTGGCGCTGGGGGTCTGA
- a CDS encoding DUF3617 domain-containing protein gives MKHCLPALATTLMLALATGASAQTTKPGLWEITNKMQSSSGEMEKAMATMEKQLASMPPEQRKQMQDMMAKQGMSMGSSAGGAMNVKMCITKEMAERNELPQQQQGDCKTTQSPRSGNTMKFSYVCTQPPSSGEGVMTFNGDTAYTMKMNTTTNVKGKAEKMTMDASGKWLSADCGNIKPRK, from the coding sequence ATGAAACACTGCCTCCCCGCCCTCGCCACCACCCTGATGCTGGCCCTGGCCACCGGCGCCTCCGCCCAAACCACCAAGCCGGGTTTGTGGGAAATCACCAACAAGATGCAGTCCAGCTCCGGCGAGATGGAAAAAGCCATGGCCACCATGGAAAAGCAGCTGGCCAGCATGCCGCCCGAGCAGCGCAAGCAGATGCAGGACATGATGGCCAAGCAGGGCATGTCCATGGGCTCCAGCGCCGGCGGTGCGATGAACGTGAAGATGTGCATCACCAAGGAAATGGCCGAGCGCAACGAACTGCCGCAACAGCAGCAAGGCGACTGCAAAACCACCCAGTCGCCCCGCAGCGGCAACACCATGAAGTTCTCTTATGTGTGCACCCAGCCGCCGTCCAGCGGCGAAGGCGTGATGACCTTCAACGGCGACACCGCCTACACGATGAAGATGAACACCACGACCAACGTCAAAGGCAAGGCCGAGAAGATGACGATGGATGCTTCGGGGAAGTGGTTGTCGGCGGATTGCGGCAATATCAAGCCGAGGAAATAG